One Alkalicoccus halolimnae DNA segment encodes these proteins:
- a CDS encoding Glu/Leu/Phe/Val family dehydrogenase — MVDKTKLEKDAERVKKEKNVLESTQTVIHKALGKLGYSEEVFELLKEPLRMMTVRIPVKMDDGSTTIFTGFRAQHNDAVGPTKGGVRYHPNVTETEVKALSIWMSLKAGIVGLPYGGGKGGIICDPRNMSFPEVERLSRGYVRAISQIVGPTKDIPAPDVQTNSQIMAWMMDEYSRMKEFDSPGFITGKPLVLGGSHGRESATAKGVTICIREAAKRKGINLEGARIVIQGFGNAGSFLAKFMHDAGANVVGISDVQGGLYDPEGLDIDYLLDRRDSFGTVSNLFKNTISNDELLELECDILVPAAIENQITEKNADRIKASIIVEAANGPTTMKATEMLYNRGILLVPDVLASSGGVTVSYFEWVQNNQGFYWEEEEVEERLQAVMVKAFENVYRVAQMRNVDMRLAAYMVGVRKMAEASRFRGWI, encoded by the coding sequence ATGGTAGATAAAACTAAACTCGAAAAAGATGCGGAGCGTGTAAAAAAAGAAAAGAATGTTCTGGAATCAACCCAGACTGTTATTCACAAAGCTCTCGGCAAATTAGGGTATTCTGAAGAAGTTTTTGAACTGCTTAAAGAACCTCTTCGGATGATGACTGTTCGAATTCCGGTGAAAATGGACGACGGTTCCACTACTATCTTTACAGGTTTCCGCGCGCAGCACAATGACGCAGTTGGACCTACTAAAGGAGGAGTCAGGTATCACCCTAACGTAACAGAAACAGAAGTGAAAGCGCTGTCAATATGGATGAGTCTGAAAGCAGGGATTGTAGGGCTTCCTTATGGCGGGGGGAAAGGCGGAATAATCTGTGATCCCCGCAATATGTCTTTTCCGGAAGTAGAAAGATTAAGCCGGGGGTATGTACGTGCTATAAGTCAAATCGTTGGACCCACTAAAGATATACCAGCTCCGGACGTTCAAACGAATTCGCAGATCATGGCATGGATGATGGATGAATACAGCCGCATGAAAGAATTCGATTCTCCTGGATTCATTACGGGTAAACCATTAGTGCTGGGAGGTTCTCACGGCAGAGAATCAGCTACTGCTAAAGGGGTAACAATATGTATCCGGGAAGCCGCCAAGAGAAAAGGTATTAATCTCGAAGGCGCACGTATCGTTATACAGGGGTTTGGAAATGCAGGTAGTTTCCTTGCCAAGTTTATGCACGATGCCGGAGCTAATGTAGTGGGGATATCTGACGTTCAAGGAGGGCTTTACGACCCGGAAGGTCTTGATATTGACTATCTTCTGGACAGAAGAGATAGTTTTGGAACAGTTTCAAACCTCTTCAAAAACACAATATCCAATGATGAGCTTTTAGAACTGGAATGTGATATTTTGGTGCCGGCTGCTATCGAAAATCAAATTACCGAAAAAAATGCGGACCGTATAAAGGCAAGCATTATCGTAGAAGCGGCAAACGGCCCTACTACGATGAAAGCGACGGAAATGCTGTATAACAGGGGGATTCTGCTGGTTCCTGATGTGTTGGCGAGTTCCGGAGGTGTAACGGTTTCTTATTTTGAATGGGTTCAAAATAACCAGGGGTTCTACTGGGAAGAAGAAGAGGTTGAAGAAAGGCTGCAGGCTGTTATGGTGAAGGCATTTGAAAATGTTTACCGGGTTGCTCAGATGCGAAATGTTGATATGCGTCTTGCTGCATATATGGTCGGTGTTAGAAAAATGGCAGAAGCCAGCCGGTTCCGGGGATGGATTTAA
- a CDS encoding MerR family transcriptional regulator: MAEQQGKYNIKAVSNLLGIHAGTLRAWERRYKIIEPIRNEAGHRLYSDEHIRILKWIVNKVDNGFTIGQAVDLLNKQEEPAFIDHDPRFTNQMDVLKEQIMHELLHFQENKANELIDRAFGLFSTDKVLIHIMGGILQEVGMKWERREIFTAHEHFVTSLLRTRIGMVFHSLPINGFLPKAVCVCGPQDQHELGLLIFTYYLKQRGYETVYLGAGIPAEDVEQVVKEVDAKLVVVSTTLPDHLSKALNLAENLHETFQDIKVGLGGHALKNLNVFEKNKYKDLLIGNNENEWNTWLKK, translated from the coding sequence ATGGCAGAGCAGCAGGGGAAATATAATATTAAAGCAGTATCTAATTTATTAGGGATTCATGCAGGAACATTGAGGGCTTGGGAGAGACGGTACAAGATTATAGAACCCATCCGAAACGAGGCAGGCCACAGGCTTTATAGTGATGAACATATTCGTATACTAAAGTGGATAGTTAACAAAGTAGATAATGGTTTTACGATTGGACAGGCTGTAGATCTTTTAAACAAACAGGAAGAGCCGGCCTTTATTGATCATGATCCACGTTTTACGAATCAAATGGACGTTTTAAAAGAGCAGATAATGCATGAACTTCTCCATTTCCAGGAAAATAAAGCCAACGAATTAATTGACCGTGCTTTTGGGCTGTTTTCCACCGATAAAGTACTAATTCATATTATGGGAGGAATTCTGCAGGAAGTAGGCATGAAATGGGAAAGAAGGGAGATATTTACTGCTCATGAACATTTTGTTACCTCGCTTCTAAGGACAAGGATAGGAATGGTATTTCATTCCCTGCCTATAAATGGCTTTCTACCTAAAGCAGTTTGTGTTTGCGGCCCGCAGGACCAGCATGAATTAGGTTTGTTGATTTTTACTTATTATTTAAAGCAGCGGGGATACGAAACCGTTTATCTGGGTGCTGGAATTCCGGCAGAAGATGTTGAGCAGGTAGTTAAGGAAGTGGATGCCAAACTGGTAGTTGTGTCTACTACGCTGCCGGATCATTTATCAAAAGCTTTAAATCTGGCAGAAAACCTCCACGAAACCTTTCAGGATATAAAGGTTGGACTTGGAGGACATGCACTGAAAAATTTAAATGTCTTTGAAAAGAATAAATATAAAGATTTGTTAATAGGTAATAATGAAAATGAATGGAACACCTGGTTAAAGAAATGA
- a CDS encoding CPBP family intramembrane glutamic endopeptidase gives MNNQARIIDQLSDKELYVNLYMTQGIIFCAALLGAWILQSSILAPFLLIDFTWSAASAGLLFAGIILLLEVLFTYTLPEKWFDDGGINVRIFKNMPAHLIVLVSGIVALSEELLFRGVLQTEFGIVVSSLIFALIHLRYLKKVFLFSFVLAMSFGLGFLFMWTGNLWSVIVAHFVIDSVLGLLIRYRHIRK, from the coding sequence GTGAATAATCAAGCCCGCATAATAGATCAGCTGAGTGACAAAGAACTATACGTAAACCTTTATATGACCCAGGGCATTATTTTCTGTGCTGCTCTGCTGGGAGCATGGATTCTACAGAGCAGTATTCTCGCCCCATTTCTATTAATCGATTTCACCTGGTCAGCTGCTTCTGCAGGCCTCCTGTTTGCAGGGATCATATTGCTTCTGGAAGTTCTCTTCACTTATACTTTACCAGAAAAATGGTTTGATGATGGTGGAATAAATGTTAGGATATTTAAAAATATGCCGGCGCACCTTATTGTTTTAGTCAGTGGAATCGTGGCTTTGTCTGAAGAACTTTTATTCCGCGGAGTATTGCAGACAGAATTTGGGATAGTGGTCTCTTCTCTAATATTCGCCCTTATTCATCTTCGATATTTAAAGAAAGTTTTTTTATTTTCTTTTGTGCTTGCCATGAGTTTCGGTCTCGGCTTCCTGTTTATGTGGACTGGTAATTTATGGTCTGTAATAGTGGCCCACTTCGTTATTGATTCTGTTCTTGGTCTGCTCATCAGATACCGCCATATAAGGAAATAA
- a CDS encoding YpdA family putative bacillithiol disulfide reductase produces the protein MQQEKVIIIGGGPCGLSAAIELQMKGLNPLIIEKGNLVHSIYKYPTHQQFFSTSEKLSVGGIPFYSTERKPKRNEALVYYRKVAEEKEVRINSYEEVIAIEEHTDGGNYKLSTESKGETKEYLTEYIVVATGYYDSPNSMNIPGEELPHVYHYFHEAHPYFGQKVAVIGGKNSAVDAALELEKAGAEVTVFYRGSDYSPSIKPWILPEFESLVKNEKIRMYFNTSITNIERESIFFLQKGMEDSIKVDFVFAMTGYHPDHSFIRSMGVQVDDASGRPDYSPLTMETNKNNIFIAGVIAAGNNANEIFIENGRWHGQYIAEEIYKKEVQKVISK, from the coding sequence GTGCAGCAGGAAAAAGTAATAATTATTGGCGGCGGCCCTTGTGGATTATCAGCAGCTATTGAACTGCAGATGAAAGGATTAAACCCGCTGATCATTGAAAAGGGAAATCTGGTTCACTCCATCTATAAATATCCGACTCATCAGCAGTTTTTCAGTACAAGTGAAAAACTTTCTGTAGGGGGCATTCCCTTTTATAGTACTGAGAGAAAACCGAAAAGAAACGAAGCTTTAGTTTATTACCGCAAAGTCGCTGAGGAAAAAGAGGTAAGGATCAACTCATATGAGGAAGTAATCGCTATTGAAGAGCATACTGATGGAGGAAATTATAAATTATCTACAGAAAGTAAAGGGGAAACCAAAGAATACCTTACCGAATATATTGTTGTGGCAACTGGCTATTACGACTCTCCCAATTCGATGAATATTCCAGGAGAAGAACTTCCGCACGTCTATCATTATTTTCACGAGGCTCACCCTTATTTTGGTCAAAAAGTTGCGGTTATCGGCGGAAAAAATTCAGCGGTAGATGCGGCATTGGAATTGGAAAAAGCCGGGGCTGAAGTGACAGTTTTTTATCGCGGAAGTGATTATTCACCAAGTATAAAGCCCTGGATTCTTCCGGAATTTGAGTCCCTTGTAAAAAACGAAAAAATTAGAATGTATTTTAATACGTCAATTACTAATATTGAAAGAGAAAGTATTTTCTTTCTTCAAAAAGGTATGGAGGATTCAATAAAGGTGGATTTCGTATTCGCAATGACCGGCTATCATCCCGACCATTCCTTTATTCGCAGCATGGGGGTACAGGTGGACGATGCAAGCGGAAGGCCGGATTATTCTCCCCTAACAATGGAAACAAATAAAAATAATATTTTTATTGCGGGAGTTATTGCGGCAGGGAATAACGCGAATGAGATTTTTATTGAAAACGGACGCTGGCATGGACAGTATATTGCTGAAGAAATTTATAAAAAAGAGGTTCAAAAAGTCATTTCTAAATAA
- a CDS encoding metallophosphoesterase → MRVLIYMVTGLSALVCYMFFRARITEFLVHDISFFENNLSKRLLFISDLHKRKVSKKDIKRVGNVDLILIGGDITEKAADNGTLLDNLKTLTAKAPVYFVWGNNDYGKRKKLQEYLVLYNVNQLNNRNVTFEEEGWSLAGVEDLNFHFHNMNEALNGAVNPTLLLCHDPEIIKESNRYTNIKLILSGHTHGGQIRIGKFSPAPKGSLKKYQDITHLTSNGYGTTRLPLRLGAPPQIHVINLVNVSKQR, encoded by the coding sequence ATGAGGGTTTTAATATATATGGTGACTGGATTGAGTGCACTCGTATGCTATATGTTCTTCAGAGCCAGAATAACAGAATTCCTCGTTCATGATATTTCATTTTTTGAAAACAATCTGTCTAAGCGGCTGCTGTTTATTTCTGACCTTCATAAAAGAAAGGTTTCCAAAAAGGATATAAAAAGAGTGGGTAATGTCGATCTTATTCTTATTGGTGGAGATATAACAGAAAAAGCAGCAGATAACGGAACGCTGTTAGATAATCTTAAAACGTTAACTGCAAAGGCTCCTGTCTATTTCGTATGGGGTAACAATGACTATGGAAAGAGAAAAAAACTCCAGGAATACCTTGTATTGTATAACGTGAACCAGCTTAATAACCGAAATGTTACATTTGAAGAAGAGGGCTGGTCTCTCGCCGGGGTCGAGGATCTTAATTTTCATTTTCATAATATGAATGAAGCATTAAACGGTGCTGTGAACCCAACACTTCTCTTATGTCATGACCCTGAAATTATTAAAGAATCAAACAGATATACTAACATAAAATTAATACTATCCGGACATACACATGGAGGACAAATAAGAATCGGGAAATTTTCACCTGCTCCTAAGGGGAGCCTGAAAAAATATCAGGATATCACACACCTCACTTCCAATGGATACGGAACTACAAGACTTCCGCTGCGCCTCGGTGCACCACCACAGATTCATGTAATTAATCTTGTTAACGTTTCGAAGCAGAGATGA
- the prsW gene encoding glutamic-type intramembrane protease PrsW: MIGILTAACAPAIALLTFFYLKDEFEQEPVHMVIRCFVFGALLVFPAMFTQYVISEETSMTSPLFHILIETVFIEEFFKWFTVLGAVYFHVHFNQRYDGIVYAVAVGLGFAAMENIFYLLANGLESAFLRAVFPVTSHALFGVVMGYYFGLAKFSKHKFLFLSAAVVLPYIFHSIYNAILIHFESWSVLIIPFMIFLWIFAMHKVKLANRQHSNSDEAVPWRFS; this comes from the coding sequence ATGATAGGTATCCTGACCGCAGCCTGCGCACCGGCTATTGCTCTGCTGACTTTTTTTTATTTAAAAGATGAGTTTGAACAAGAACCGGTTCATATGGTAATTAGGTGCTTTGTATTCGGTGCCCTTCTTGTATTTCCAGCGATGTTTACTCAGTATGTTATTTCTGAAGAAACGAGCATGACTTCCCCGTTATTTCACATATTAATAGAAACGGTATTTATTGAAGAATTTTTCAAGTGGTTTACAGTACTTGGAGCGGTTTATTTTCATGTTCATTTTAATCAAAGATATGATGGAATAGTTTATGCTGTTGCTGTAGGACTAGGGTTTGCGGCCATGGAAAATATATTTTATCTTCTCGCAAACGGACTTGAATCAGCATTTCTTAGAGCGGTATTTCCAGTCACTAGTCATGCTCTATTTGGTGTAGTAATGGGATATTATTTTGGTCTTGCAAAATTTTCAAAGCATAAGTTTCTTTTTTTATCCGCCGCTGTAGTTCTGCCCTACATCTTCCATAGTATTTACAATGCTATACTTATACACTTTGAAAGCTGGTCCGTATTAATTATCCCTTTTATGATCTTTCTATGGATATTTGCTATGCACAAAGTTAAGCTTGCAAACAGACAGCATTCCAATAGTGATGAGGCAGTTCCGTGGCGCTTTTCTTGA
- a CDS encoding formate--tetrahydrofolate ligase, with the protein MNVIPSDIDIAQQAKLEKITKIAHGLGVDEEFVAPYGHYKGKLSLELLHNASGKKDGKIILVTAINPTPAGEGKSTMTVGLGQALNHIGKKAVVAIREPSLGPTMGMKGGACGGGYSQVVPMEDINLHFTGDIHAITTAHNALTALIDNHIHRGNELGLDVRKLTWKRVMDMNDRSLRHIVAGLGGPLQGVPHESGFDITVASEIMAILCLADGINDLRSRLKKMVIGYTFHDEPLTVADLEVEGALTLLLKDAMMPNLVQTLENTPALIHGGPFANIAHGCNSVVATKMAAKLGDYVVTEAGFGADLGAEKFMNIKSRAGNIKPSVVVIVATIRALKMHGGAAKADLKQENLHALEKGFENLDKHIESIRAFGLPPVVAVNRFTHDTEEEINVLMKYCRQKGVAVELAEVWEKGGAGGVKLAEKIIQAADEPSVFTPLYDLELTIEAKINKIAKEIYGADGVDFSVEAKKQLERITDSGWGTLPVCMAKTQYSLSDDASKIGRPRNFRITVRELRVSAGAGFVVALTGNVMTMPGLPKRPGALDMDVSEDGNAVGLF; encoded by the coding sequence ATGAATGTAATTCCCTCTGATATTGATATAGCGCAGCAGGCAAAGTTGGAAAAGATTACGAAAATCGCTCACGGTCTTGGAGTCGATGAAGAATTTGTAGCACCCTATGGACATTATAAAGGAAAATTATCACTTGAGCTTCTACATAATGCAAGTGGAAAAAAAGATGGAAAGATCATTTTAGTTACAGCGATTAATCCTACTCCTGCTGGTGAAGGAAAATCGACAATGACGGTTGGGCTGGGCCAGGCGTTAAATCATATTGGTAAAAAAGCTGTAGTTGCCATTCGGGAACCGTCTTTAGGACCAACAATGGGGATGAAGGGAGGAGCCTGCGGCGGCGGTTATTCACAGGTTGTTCCCATGGAGGATATAAATCTGCATTTCACTGGAGATATCCACGCAATAACAACTGCTCACAACGCGTTAACCGCATTAATCGACAACCATATTCACCGTGGAAACGAGCTTGGTCTGGATGTAAGGAAACTCACATGGAAACGAGTTATGGATATGAATGACCGATCTCTCCGTCACATCGTTGCAGGACTCGGGGGCCCTTTACAGGGTGTTCCTCATGAGTCAGGATTCGATATTACGGTAGCTTCTGAAATTATGGCCATATTATGTCTGGCTGACGGTATTAATGACCTGAGAAGCAGACTGAAGAAAATGGTCATTGGGTACACTTTTCATGATGAGCCATTAACAGTAGCTGATTTGGAAGTCGAAGGAGCTCTGACACTGCTTTTAAAAGATGCGATGATGCCAAACCTGGTTCAGACTTTGGAAAATACTCCAGCCCTCATTCACGGAGGACCATTTGCAAATATAGCTCATGGCTGCAATAGTGTAGTAGCTACAAAAATGGCGGCTAAATTGGGAGATTATGTAGTGACAGAAGCCGGGTTCGGAGCAGATCTGGGCGCTGAAAAATTCATGAATATAAAATCCAGGGCTGGAAATATTAAACCAAGTGTAGTTGTAATTGTAGCTACAATTCGTGCTCTGAAGATGCACGGCGGTGCGGCCAAAGCTGATTTAAAGCAGGAAAATTTACATGCTCTGGAAAAAGGGTTTGAGAATCTTGATAAACACATCGAATCGATTCGTGCATTTGGGCTTCCGCCCGTTGTGGCTGTTAATCGTTTCACCCACGACACGGAAGAAGAAATAAATGTATTAATGAAATATTGCAGACAAAAAGGCGTAGCTGTTGAATTAGCTGAAGTTTGGGAGAAGGGCGGAGCAGGCGGAGTGAAACTTGCTGAGAAAATCATTCAGGCAGCGGATGAACCTTCTGTATTCACACCACTTTATGATCTTGAGTTAACTATTGAAGCGAAAATAAATAAAATTGCAAAGGAGATATACGGAGCTGACGGAGTGGATTTTTCCGTTGAAGCAAAAAAACAACTGGAAAGAATCACCGATAGTGGATGGGGTACTCTGCCTGTCTGTATGGCTAAAACCCAGTATTCCTTATCTGATGATGCCTCTAAAATTGGAAGACCCCGAAACTTTCGAATAACCGTGAGGGAACTCAGAGTTTCAGCGGGAGCAGGATTTGTAGTTGCCCTGACAGGTAATGTAATGACAATGCCGGGCCTTCCAAAACGACCGGGAGCTCTGGACATGGATGTGTCCGAAGATGGGAACGCAGTAGGACTTTTCTAA
- a CDS encoding asparaginase: MKKVLIISTGGTIASVENAEGKLEAGRYSGEELGDKLGIPEEIEVKIISAFQKPSVHITFDDLDELKDIVEKQKESFDGVVITHGTDTLEESAYYLDLTSNVEIPVVFTGSQRSPDALGSDAYINLRHAVYAAASEQLRNIGVTVVFNERIFSAKYVKKEHASNIQGFNAFGFGYLGIIDNDEIHLYQKPVSRQYYEVVHQEKVDVEIVKCYMNASEVFIKACIQQKSDGIILEALGRGQIHPDMVDAVSEAIENGIPVVITTASEEGHVYTTYDYKGSAYDLYNRGVILGRDYDSKKARIKLIASLRSSKDIYQAFKY, from the coding sequence ATGAAAAAAGTTTTAATCATATCTACAGGCGGAACGATTGCCAGTGTAGAAAATGCGGAAGGGAAACTCGAGGCTGGAAGGTATTCCGGCGAAGAATTGGGAGATAAACTTGGAATACCGGAAGAAATAGAAGTTAAAATTATCTCGGCTTTTCAGAAGCCGAGCGTACATATTACTTTCGATGATCTGGACGAATTGAAAGACATAGTCGAAAAACAGAAAGAATCTTTCGACGGAGTCGTCATTACTCATGGTACTGATACTCTGGAAGAGTCAGCATATTATTTGGATTTAACTTCAAACGTAGAGATCCCGGTCGTTTTTACAGGCTCGCAGCGGTCGCCGGATGCTCTGGGAAGTGATGCCTATATTAACCTCCGCCATGCTGTTTATGCTGCGGCAAGTGAGCAGCTTCGTAATATCGGAGTAACAGTCGTTTTCAATGAACGGATATTCTCTGCAAAATATGTAAAAAAAGAGCATGCTTCAAATATTCAGGGGTTTAATGCTTTCGGTTTTGGTTATCTCGGTATTATAGATAATGATGAAATTCACCTTTATCAAAAACCGGTTTCCAGGCAATATTATGAAGTCGTCCATCAGGAGAAAGTAGACGTGGAAATTGTTAAGTGTTATATGAACGCTTCTGAAGTTTTTATTAAAGCCTGTATTCAACAAAAGAGTGATGGAATTATTTTAGAAGCTCTCGGCAGAGGTCAGATACATCCAGACATGGTAGATGCAGTAAGTGAAGCGATTGAAAACGGTATTCCTGTAGTGATTACGACGGCTTCAGAAGAAGGTCATGTATATACGACTTATGACTACAAGGGAAGTGCTTACGATTTATATAACAGGGGCGTAATTTTAGGTAGAGATTACGACAGCAAAAAAGCAAGAATTAAACTTATTGCCTCTCTCCGCTCTTCGAAAGACATTTATCAGGCTTTTAAATATTAA
- a CDS encoding lysophospholipid acyltransferase family protein, translating to MNKIYAAGQFLSRTFFRLFFRPQILGKENIPSEKGVLLCSNHINNLDPPLVGAFLKRQTNFMAKAELFEVPVLKFILPKVDAFPIKRGSSDRQAMRTGLKLLKDGEVVGVFPEGTRSRTGKLGKGLSGVGFFALRSPADVIPCAIIGSYKPFSKLLIVYGKPVDMDSMRERKLSPEEATEEIMQSIQELLDKYKK from the coding sequence ATGAATAAAATCTATGCAGCAGGTCAATTTTTATCACGGACATTTTTCCGGCTGTTCTTCCGGCCACAGATTTTAGGGAAAGAAAACATACCTTCGGAAAAAGGAGTACTTCTTTGCAGCAATCATATCAATAATCTGGACCCGCCGCTTGTGGGAGCGTTTTTGAAGCGTCAGACAAATTTCATGGCTAAGGCCGAACTTTTTGAAGTCCCTGTACTCAAGTTTATTCTCCCGAAAGTGGATGCTTTTCCAATAAAAAGAGGGTCCAGTGATCGTCAGGCGATGCGTACAGGATTGAAACTGTTAAAAGATGGGGAAGTTGTCGGGGTTTTCCCTGAAGGTACGAGAAGCAGAACCGGGAAACTTGGTAAAGGACTTTCAGGAGTAGGGTTTTTTGCGCTGCGGTCCCCTGCTGATGTTATTCCCTGTGCTATAATAGGATCATACAAGCCGTTTTCCAAATTACTTATTGTTTATGGGAAGCCGGTTGACATGGATAGCATGAGAGAACGTAAACTCTCACCCGAAGAAGCTACAGAGGAAATTATGCAATCAATTCAAGAACTTTTAGATAAATATAAAAAATAA
- the cmk gene encoding (d)CMP kinase gives MNSNINVAIDGPAGAGKSTVAKLLAAKLSFVYIDTGAMYRALTWKAKEDNVDYHDEVSLTKLLEKMDLELKYEQGGVKIILGGKDITEAVRSPEVTNNVSYVARHARIRDYMVMKQQELAAKGKTVMDGRDIGTAVLPEAAVKFFLTASVQERAERRYLEQTEKGIESDIELLKEEISKRDRLDTERKTAPLKKADDALEIDTTNMSIDEVVERLLTITQEQMEAYE, from the coding sequence ATGAATTCAAATATTAACGTAGCTATCGATGGTCCTGCAGGAGCTGGAAAAAGTACAGTTGCTAAACTTCTCGCTGCAAAGCTGTCTTTCGTGTATATAGATACAGGTGCCATGTACAGAGCACTTACTTGGAAAGCAAAAGAAGACAACGTGGACTATCATGATGAAGTATCCCTGACAAAACTTCTGGAAAAAATGGATCTTGAGCTGAAGTATGAGCAGGGCGGCGTCAAAATAATTCTCGGCGGAAAAGATATTACAGAAGCAGTTCGATCACCTGAAGTTACAAACAACGTTTCTTACGTAGCAAGGCATGCCCGAATTCGTGATTATATGGTTATGAAACAGCAGGAACTTGCTGCAAAAGGCAAGACGGTAATGGACGGCAGAGATATCGGCACCGCAGTTCTTCCTGAAGCAGCTGTGAAGTTTTTTCTGACAGCAAGTGTGCAGGAAAGAGCCGAAAGAAGATATCTTGAACAGACAGAAAAAGGGATCGAGTCGGACATTGAGCTGTTAAAAGAAGAGATTTCCAAAAGGGACCGGCTGGATACTGAAAGAAAAACAGCCCCTCTGAAGAAAGCGGACGACGCTTTGGAAATAGATACTACGAACATGAGTATTGACGAAGTGGTGGAACGTTTGTTAACTATAACTCAGGAGCAGATGGAAGCCTATGAATAA
- the rpsA gene encoding 30S ribosomal protein S1: MSEEMNNEMTDFRSLSVGDLVNGTVAKVEDKQAFVNVGYKMDGVLPISELSSLHVEKVSDVLEEGEEYEFKVTKLSEDELVLSKKAVVAEKAWEEMERRLESGEIFEAEVADVVKGGLVVDVGVRGFIPASLVERHYVEDFSSYKGRTLRLKAVEMDRERNKLILSQRAVLDAEASEKKKETLEKIAEGDIISGTVQRLTDFGAFVDVGGVDGLVHISQMAHQHVEKPSDVVSEGDQVNVKVLSVDPDNERISLSIKDTLPGPWEAIATQIKQDDVLEGTVKRLVSFGAFVEVAPGVEGLVHISQIANRHIATPGEVLTEGDKVQAKVLDVNVGDKRISLSIRVLEEDKVEKEESQAKQEYKKEDDGGFSLGDMIGDQLKKYKN; this comes from the coding sequence ATGTCAGAAGAAATGAACAATGAAATGACGGATTTCCGTTCGCTGTCAGTCGGTGATCTCGTCAATGGTACAGTGGCGAAAGTGGAAGATAAGCAGGCTTTTGTTAACGTAGGATACAAAATGGATGGAGTGCTTCCTATAAGTGAGCTGTCCAGTCTTCACGTTGAGAAAGTCAGCGATGTTCTGGAAGAGGGCGAAGAGTATGAGTTCAAAGTTACAAAGCTCTCAGAAGATGAGCTCGTACTTTCGAAAAAAGCAGTAGTAGCTGAAAAGGCGTGGGAAGAAATGGAACGACGCCTGGAAAGCGGAGAGATATTTGAAGCTGAGGTGGCAGATGTTGTCAAAGGCGGACTGGTTGTGGATGTCGGCGTACGCGGATTTATACCAGCTTCGCTTGTTGAACGCCATTATGTTGAAGATTTTTCTTCATACAAAGGACGCACACTCCGCTTAAAAGCTGTTGAAATGGACCGTGAAAGAAATAAACTGATTCTTTCTCAACGGGCTGTACTGGATGCTGAAGCGAGTGAGAAGAAAAAAGAAACACTCGAAAAAATCGCTGAAGGAGATATTATTTCCGGCACCGTGCAGCGATTGACTGATTTCGGAGCTTTCGTTGATGTCGGCGGTGTAGACGGTCTTGTACACATTTCCCAGATGGCGCATCAGCATGTAGAAAAACCTTCAGATGTAGTATCCGAAGGGGATCAGGTAAATGTAAAAGTGTTGTCTGTAGATCCGGACAATGAGCGTATTTCCCTTTCTATTAAAGATACACTTCCCGGGCCGTGGGAGGCTATTGCAACTCAAATTAAACAGGACGATGTGCTGGAAGGTACTGTAAAACGTCTCGTTTCTTTCGGAGCATTTGTAGAAGTTGCTCCCGGCGTGGAAGGACTTGTGCATATTTCGCAAATCGCCAATCGGCACATTGCAACTCCGGGAGAAGTGTTAACAGAAGGAGATAAAGTTCAGGCAAAAGTACTTGATGTTAATGTAGGTGACAAGCGTATTTCCCTCAGTATAAGGGTGCTTGAAGAAGATAAAGTGGAAAAAGAAGAATCACAGGCTAAACAGGAGTACAAAAAAGAAGACGACGGCGGGTTTTCCTTAGGAGATATGATCGGGGATCAGCTGAAAAAATACAAAAATTAA